The Mycolicibacterium doricum genome includes a region encoding these proteins:
- a CDS encoding phosphomannomutase/phosphoglucomutase, which produces MSRPAAAVHRVIKAYDVRGLVGEELDEALVADVGGAFARLVAHCANQIVIGHDMRSSSPALSEAFAHGVLAQGLDVVRIGLASTDQLYFASGLLDCPGAMFTASHNPAAYNGIKLCHAGAKPVGRDTGLGQIAEQVIDGVPAHHGPRGSASERDVLTDYGAFLRSLVEIPRRRSLRVAVDAGNGMAGHTTPAVLGPIESITLLPLFFELDGTFPNHEANPLDSANLVGLQSFVLQTGADIGLAFDGDADRCFVVDEKGQAVSPSAVTALVAGRELGREIGATVIHNLITSRAVPELVAERGGTAVRSRVGHSYIKGLMAETGAIFGGEHSAHYYFRDFWGADSGMLAALHVLAALGDQDRPMSDFMADYQRYEASGEINFTVADAPRCVEAVLESFGTRIHSIDHLDGVTVDLGGGRWFNLRTSNTEPLLRLNVEAHTAEEVDEVVVQISATVQAQIAQQGRAST; this is translated from the coding sequence CGTATGACGTTCGTGGCCTGGTTGGCGAGGAACTCGACGAGGCGTTGGTGGCCGACGTCGGTGGAGCCTTCGCACGGCTGGTCGCACACTGCGCGAACCAGATCGTCATCGGTCACGACATGCGGTCTAGTTCGCCGGCGTTGTCCGAGGCCTTCGCTCACGGTGTGCTGGCCCAGGGTCTCGACGTCGTCCGCATCGGGCTGGCGTCGACCGATCAGCTCTACTTCGCCTCCGGGTTGCTGGACTGTCCCGGTGCGATGTTCACCGCGAGCCACAATCCCGCCGCTTACAACGGCATCAAACTGTGCCACGCCGGCGCCAAACCGGTCGGGCGGGACACCGGGCTGGGGCAGATCGCCGAGCAGGTCATAGACGGCGTGCCCGCCCACCACGGTCCCCGCGGCAGCGCATCGGAGCGCGATGTGCTGACCGACTATGGCGCATTTCTGCGATCTCTAGTGGAGATACCCAGGCGGCGATCCCTTCGCGTGGCTGTCGACGCCGGCAACGGGATGGCCGGTCACACGACGCCCGCGGTCCTCGGCCCCATCGAGTCGATCACGCTGCTGCCGCTGTTCTTCGAACTCGACGGCACCTTCCCCAACCACGAGGCCAACCCACTGGACTCCGCCAACCTGGTCGGTCTGCAGTCCTTCGTCCTGCAAACCGGCGCCGACATCGGACTGGCCTTCGACGGTGACGCCGACCGCTGTTTCGTCGTCGACGAGAAGGGGCAGGCCGTCTCGCCGTCGGCGGTGACCGCGTTGGTGGCCGGGCGCGAACTGGGCCGGGAGATCGGCGCGACGGTCATCCACAACCTGATCACCTCACGCGCGGTGCCCGAACTCGTGGCCGAGCGCGGCGGCACGGCGGTCCGTTCGCGCGTCGGGCATTCCTACATCAAGGGGCTGATGGCCGAGACGGGCGCGATCTTCGGCGGGGAACACTCGGCGCACTACTACTTTCGTGACTTCTGGGGTGCGGACTCGGGAATGCTCGCCGCCCTGCACGTGCTGGCCGCGCTGGGTGACCAGGACCGCCCGATGTCGGATTTCATGGCCGACTACCAACGCTACGAGGCGTCGGGGGAGATCAACTTCACCGTCGCCGACGCGCCGCGGTGTGTGGAGGCGGTGCTCGAATCGTTCGGCACCCGCATCCACTCGATCGACCACCTTGACGGGGTGACGGTCGACCTCGGCGGTGGTCGATGGTTCAACCTGCGCACTTCCAACACCGAACCGTTGCTGCGCCTCAACGTCGAAGCGCATACCGCCGAGGAGGTCGACGAGGTGGTCGTGCAGATCTCCGCGACGGTGCAAGCCCAGATCGCGCAACAGGGCAGGGCGTCGACGTGA
- a CDS encoding TobH protein, with protein sequence MTGSSAAVVDLDDGEALLAADRDGLLRAAAMAGAQVRATAAALDEGLLESLRSGQPPRTVIWVAGRGTAETAGAVLAAAFGAVVAAPIVTVAEAPPWIGALDAIVVAGDDPADPALVSAAATGVRRGARVVVVAPYEGPLRDATAGRAVALAPRLWVPDDFGLSRYLAAGLAVLQVVDPGLRVDLGELADQLDAEALRNSAGRDLFTNPAKALADRIWGRDVVLAGDDATTLALARHGAAVLLRVAQETVTAVGLGDVLRALRSGFGSAGDGTAGAALFHDEELDGPLPRRLRTLVLTTDAESPTVTARVSGYDDVDVVNAEDVPDGSEPGGAATGAGVEQQLAKLAVRLEMTAVYLRLVRG encoded by the coding sequence GTGACCGGATCATCGGCTGCCGTGGTGGACCTCGACGACGGTGAGGCCTTGCTGGCGGCCGACCGCGACGGTCTGCTGAGGGCGGCCGCGATGGCCGGTGCGCAGGTGCGCGCCACGGCGGCCGCGCTCGACGAGGGCCTGCTCGAGTCGTTGCGCTCGGGCCAGCCGCCGCGCACGGTGATCTGGGTGGCGGGCCGCGGCACCGCCGAAACCGCCGGAGCCGTGCTGGCCGCCGCGTTCGGCGCCGTCGTCGCCGCTCCGATCGTCACGGTGGCCGAGGCGCCGCCCTGGATCGGCGCGCTGGACGCGATCGTGGTGGCCGGTGACGATCCGGCCGATCCCGCTCTGGTGTCGGCGGCCGCAACAGGTGTGCGCCGCGGCGCCCGCGTCGTGGTCGTCGCGCCCTACGAAGGACCACTGCGTGATGCCACGGCCGGGCGGGCGGTCGCGCTCGCACCTCGTCTGTGGGTGCCGGACGACTTCGGGTTGTCGCGCTATCTCGCCGCCGGCCTGGCCGTCCTGCAGGTCGTGGACCCCGGTCTGCGGGTGGATCTCGGCGAACTCGCCGATCAACTCGACGCCGAGGCGCTGCGCAACAGCGCGGGCCGCGATCTGTTCACCAACCCGGCGAAGGCGCTGGCGGACCGCATTTGGGGGCGCGACGTCGTCCTCGCAGGTGACGACGCGACCACACTGGCGCTGGCTCGGCACGGCGCGGCCGTGCTGCTGCGGGTCGCGCAGGAAACCGTGACCGCGGTGGGCCTCGGCGACGTCCTGCGGGCGCTGCGAAGCGGGTTCGGGTCGGCCGGGGACGGCACTGCCGGAGCGGCGCTGTTCCACGACGAGGAACTCGACGGGCCGCTGCCGCGGCGCCTGCGGACGTTGGTGCTGACCACCGATGCCGAGAGCCCGACGGTGACCGCGCGGGTCAGCGGATACGACGACGTCGACGTGGTCAACGCCGAAGATGTTCCCGACGGATCGGAGCCAGGAGGGGCTGCGACCGGCGCGGGGGTGGAACAGCAATTGGCGAAACTGGCGGTGCGGTTGGAGATGACCGCGGTCTACCTGAGACTGGTTCGAGGTTGA
- the manA gene encoding mannose-6-phosphate isomerase, class I: MHLLRGAVRTYAWGSRTAIAEFTGRPSPTAHPEAELWFGAHPGDPAYLQDAGGEVSLLAALRADPDGQLGAAVIDRFGEALPFLVKVLAADEPLSLQAHPSDQQAREGYDREERLGIPVSAPMRNYRDRSHKPELLVALDRFEALAGFRPVPRTVELMRALGVPELDPFVNLLHGQSEPDGLRALFTTWITAPQPDLDVLVPAVLDGAIDYIRSGHTEFAAEVKTVLELGERYPGDAGVLAAMLLNRITLSPGEGIYLPAGNLHAYLHGVGVEVMANSDNVLRGGLTPKHVDVPELLRVLDFTPTPDLVLRPATVRKGIEFDYRTPAPEFAVSVLRLHGDTVGHEVDAPSPHDGPQVLLCTEGGAEVRAKGGDTLTLQRGAAAWVAADDAPIQLLAAAPTTVFRVTVGV, translated from the coding sequence GTGCATCTGCTGAGGGGAGCGGTGCGGACCTATGCCTGGGGTTCGCGGACGGCGATTGCCGAGTTCACCGGAAGGCCGAGTCCCACAGCCCATCCCGAGGCCGAGCTGTGGTTCGGTGCACACCCCGGGGATCCGGCCTATCTGCAGGACGCGGGCGGTGAGGTCTCGCTGCTCGCCGCGCTGCGCGCCGACCCCGACGGCCAGCTGGGCGCCGCAGTCATCGACCGATTCGGCGAGGCGCTGCCGTTCCTGGTGAAGGTACTCGCGGCCGATGAACCGTTGTCGCTGCAGGCTCATCCCAGCGACCAGCAGGCCCGCGAGGGCTACGACCGCGAGGAGCGGCTCGGCATCCCGGTGTCGGCGCCGATGCGCAACTACCGCGACCGCAGCCACAAACCCGAGTTGCTCGTCGCGCTCGACCGGTTCGAGGCGCTGGCCGGGTTCCGTCCGGTCCCGCGCACCGTCGAGTTGATGCGGGCGCTCGGGGTGCCCGAATTGGATCCGTTCGTCAACCTGTTGCACGGACAGTCAGAACCCGACGGTCTACGCGCATTGTTCACCACGTGGATCACCGCGCCTCAGCCGGATCTCGACGTGCTGGTGCCCGCGGTGCTCGACGGTGCGATCGACTACATCCGATCCGGTCACACCGAATTCGCGGCCGAGGTCAAGACGGTGCTCGAACTCGGCGAACGCTATCCCGGGGACGCCGGAGTGCTGGCAGCCATGCTGCTCAATCGCATCACGTTGAGTCCGGGGGAGGGGATCTACCTGCCCGCCGGTAATCTGCACGCCTACCTGCACGGTGTCGGTGTCGAGGTGATGGCCAACTCCGACAACGTGTTACGTGGCGGGTTGACGCCCAAGCACGTCGACGTCCCCGAACTGTTGCGTGTACTCGATTTCACACCGACCCCCGACCTGGTGCTGCGGCCCGCAACCGTCAGGAAGGGAATCGAATTCGACTACCGCACCCCGGCGCCGGAGTTCGCGGTCTCGGTGCTGCGCCTGCACGGTGACACCGTCGGCCACGAGGTGGACGCACCGTCACCGCACGACGGCCCCCAGGTGCTGCTGTGCACCGAGGGCGGCGCGGAGGTGCGCGCCAAGGGTGGCGACACGTTGACGCTGCAGCGAGGTGCGGCGGCCTGGGTGGCCGCCGACGACGCACCGATCCAGCTGCTCGCCGCGGCACCCACTACCGTCTTCCGCGTCACCGTCGGGGTCTAA
- a CDS encoding amino acid permease, which yields MAGRWRTKSVEQSIADTDEPGTRLRKDLSWWDLTVFGVSVVIGAGIFTITASTAGNLTGPAISISFVIAAIACGLAALCYAEFASTVPVAGSAYTFSYATFGEFSAWIIGWDLILEFAVAAAVVAKGWSSYLGTVFGFGGGVADFGGFEVDWGALVIVAIVTMLLARGTKLSAEVSLVITVVKVAVVLFVVIVGSFFIKAANYSPFIPPAESSGGGTGSEQSLFSLITGAEGSAYGWYGLLAGASIVFFAFIGFDIVATTAEETKNPQRDVPRGILSSLAIVTVLYVAVAVVLSGMVSYTELRAAGDGANLATAFEANGVDWAATVISIGALAGLTTVVIVLMLGQTRVLFAMSRDGLLPRPLAQTGEHGTPVRITLIVGAVVAIAATVFPIGKLEEMVNIGTLFAFVLVSAGVIALRRTRPDLNRGFKVPFVPLLPIAAIIACVWLMLNLTGLTWIRFLVWMAIGVVVYVLYGRRHSLLGRRERAANDNFTKT from the coding sequence ATGGCCGGCAGATGGCGCACGAAATCCGTCGAGCAGTCGATCGCCGACACCGACGAACCGGGGACGAGGCTTCGCAAAGACCTCAGCTGGTGGGATCTGACGGTGTTCGGCGTGTCGGTGGTGATCGGCGCCGGCATCTTCACCATCACCGCCTCGACGGCCGGCAACCTCACCGGCCCGGCCATCTCGATCTCGTTCGTGATCGCCGCGATTGCGTGCGGGCTGGCGGCGTTATGTTACGCCGAATTCGCCTCGACGGTCCCCGTCGCGGGCAGCGCGTACACGTTCTCGTACGCCACCTTCGGCGAGTTCAGCGCCTGGATCATCGGGTGGGATCTCATCCTGGAGTTCGCGGTGGCCGCCGCGGTGGTGGCCAAGGGCTGGTCGAGTTATCTGGGCACGGTGTTCGGCTTCGGCGGCGGGGTCGCCGATTTCGGCGGGTTCGAGGTGGACTGGGGAGCACTGGTGATCGTCGCCATCGTCACCATGCTGCTGGCCCGTGGTACGAAACTCTCCGCGGAGGTCAGCCTCGTCATCACCGTCGTCAAGGTCGCGGTGGTACTGTTCGTGGTCATCGTCGGGTCGTTCTTCATCAAAGCGGCCAACTACTCTCCGTTCATCCCGCCCGCCGAATCCAGTGGGGGCGGCACCGGTTCGGAGCAGTCACTGTTCTCCTTGATCACCGGTGCGGAGGGCAGCGCCTACGGCTGGTACGGTCTGCTGGCCGGTGCGTCGATCGTGTTCTTCGCGTTCATCGGCTTCGACATCGTGGCCACCACCGCGGAGGAGACCAAGAACCCGCAGCGCGACGTGCCCCGCGGAATCCTGTCATCGCTGGCGATCGTGACCGTCCTGTACGTGGCCGTCGCCGTAGTCCTTTCCGGCATGGTTTCCTACACCGAACTGCGGGCCGCGGGCGACGGGGCGAACCTGGCGACAGCCTTCGAGGCCAACGGCGTGGACTGGGCCGCGACCGTCATCTCCATCGGCGCACTCGCCGGTCTCACGACCGTGGTGATCGTGCTGATGCTTGGTCAGACGAGGGTGCTCTTCGCGATGTCACGCGACGGACTGTTGCCGCGTCCACTGGCGCAGACCGGTGAGCACGGCACGCCGGTGCGCATCACCCTGATCGTCGGCGCGGTCGTGGCGATCGCCGCGACGGTGTTCCCGATCGGCAAGCTCGAGGAGATGGTCAACATCGGCACGCTGTTCGCGTTCGTCCTGGTGTCAGCCGGGGTGATCGCGCTGCGGCGCACCCGCCCGGACCTCAACCGTGGGTTCAAGGTGCCGTTCGTGCCGCTGCTGCCGATCGCCGCGATCATCGCCTGTGTGTGGCTGATGTTGAACCTGACCGGCCTGACGTGGATTCGGTTCCTCGTCTGGATGGCGATCGGCGTGGTCGTCTACGTGCTCTATGGCCGTCGGCATTCGCTGCTCGGCCGGCGGGAACGGGCTGCCAACGATAATTTTACAAAGACATGA
- a CDS encoding rubredoxin, with protein sequence MMDYKLFVCVQCGFEYDEAKGWPEDGIAPGTRWDDIPDDWSCPDCGAAKSDFEMVEVARG encoded by the coding sequence ATCATGGACTACAAGTTGTTCGTCTGCGTGCAGTGCGGATTCGAGTACGACGAGGCCAAGGGATGGCCTGAGGACGGCATCGCCCCGGGTACCCGCTGGGATGACATCCCCGACGACTGGAGCTGCCCGGACTGCGGTGCGGCGAAGTCCGATTTCGAGATGGTGGAGGTCGCCCGGGGATGA
- a CDS encoding TetR family transcriptional regulator, with protein MTARVTRAISRARVPYAEASRVLLRESILEGMRELLCARDWSSITLSDVAKAAGISRQTIYNEFGSRHGLAQGYALRLADRLVDAVDDAIETNVGEIYAAFLEGFRAFFTESAADPLVTSLLSGETKPDLLQIITTESGPIVTRCSDRLTSTFRHSWVEASDEDAGILARAIVRLAMSYVSMPPEADHDVAGDLARLMTPFAERYGVIEQGPRLAKLHRPDGYV; from the coding sequence ATGACGGCTAGGGTCACGCGTGCAATCTCCCGCGCACGCGTGCCCTACGCCGAGGCTTCGCGGGTACTGTTGCGCGAGTCGATCCTCGAGGGGATGCGAGAACTGCTGTGCGCCCGCGACTGGTCGTCCATCACGCTGAGCGACGTGGCCAAGGCCGCTGGAATTAGCCGCCAGACCATCTATAACGAATTCGGCTCCCGGCACGGGTTGGCCCAGGGGTACGCGCTGCGCCTGGCGGACCGCCTCGTCGACGCGGTCGACGACGCTATCGAAACAAACGTCGGCGAGATCTACGCGGCCTTCCTGGAGGGGTTCCGGGCCTTCTTCACCGAGTCGGCCGCTGATCCGCTGGTGACCTCGCTGCTGTCGGGAGAGACCAAGCCGGACCTGTTGCAGATCATCACCACCGAAAGTGGGCCGATCGTCACGCGGTGTTCAGACCGGTTGACGTCGACCTTCCGGCACAGCTGGGTCGAGGCCAGCGACGAGGACGCCGGAATCCTGGCGCGCGCGATCGTCCGGCTGGCGATGAGCTACGTCTCGATGCCGCCGGAAGCCGACCACGACGTGGCCGGCGACCTGGCCAGGCTCATGACACCCTTCGCGGAGCGCTACGGTGTTATCGAGCAGGGTCCGCGGTTGGCGAAGTTGCACCGCCCCGATGGCTATGTGTAA
- the ahcY gene encoding adenosylhomocysteinase: MTTTEQRLTVDVRNGIDFKVADLSLAEFGRKEIRLAEHEMPGLMALRREYHDVQPLKGARISGSLHMTVQTAVLIETLTALGAEVRWASCNIFSTQDHSAAAVVVGPNGTPEEPQGIPVFAWKGETLEEYWWAAEQMLTWPNEPANMILDDGGDATMLVLRGAQFEKAGVVPSLEHDDIEASAEYKIFLRLLRERFETDKTKWTKIAESVHGVTEETTTGVLRLYQFEKAGELPFPAINVNDSVTKSKFDNKYGTRHSLIDGINRGTDVLIGGKKVLICGYGDVGKGCAESLAGQGARVQVTEIDPINALQALMDGFDVVTVEQAIGNADIVITSTGNKDIITLDHMKAMKEQAILGNIGHFDNEIDMAALERSGAKRLNIKPQVDQWTFEDGKSIIVLSEGRLLNLGNATGHPSFVMSNSFSNQVIAQIELWTKNDEYDNAVYRLAKHLDEKVARIHVEALGGTLTKLTKEQAEYINVDVEGPYKPEHYRY, translated from the coding sequence ATGACCACCACTGAGCAGCGGTTGACAGTCGATGTCCGCAATGGCATCGACTTCAAGGTCGCCGATCTGTCGCTGGCCGAATTCGGCCGCAAGGAAATCCGGCTGGCCGAGCACGAGATGCCGGGCTTGATGGCGTTGCGCCGCGAATACCACGACGTGCAGCCGCTCAAGGGCGCCCGGATCTCCGGTTCGCTGCACATGACCGTGCAGACCGCGGTGCTGATCGAGACCTTGACCGCGCTCGGCGCCGAGGTCCGCTGGGCGTCGTGCAATATCTTCTCCACCCAGGACCACTCCGCGGCGGCCGTCGTCGTGGGCCCGAACGGCACCCCCGAGGAGCCGCAGGGCATTCCGGTGTTTGCCTGGAAGGGCGAGACGCTCGAGGAGTACTGGTGGGCCGCCGAGCAGATGCTGACCTGGCCGAACGAACCGGCCAACATGATTCTCGACGACGGTGGTGACGCCACCATGCTGGTGCTGCGCGGCGCCCAGTTCGAGAAGGCCGGCGTGGTCCCGTCCCTTGAGCACGATGACATTGAAGCCTCCGCCGAGTACAAAATCTTCCTGCGCCTGCTGCGTGAGCGGTTCGAGACCGACAAGACCAAGTGGACGAAGATCGCCGAGTCGGTCCACGGCGTCACCGAGGAGACCACCACCGGTGTGCTGCGGCTCTACCAGTTCGAGAAAGCCGGCGAGCTGCCGTTCCCGGCCATCAACGTCAACGACTCGGTCACCAAGAGCAAGTTCGACAACAAGTACGGCACCCGCCACTCGCTGATCGACGGCATCAACCGCGGCACCGACGTGCTGATCGGTGGTAAGAAGGTGCTGATCTGCGGTTACGGCGACGTCGGCAAGGGCTGCGCGGAGTCGCTGGCCGGCCAGGGCGCCCGCGTGCAGGTCACCGAGATCGACCCGATCAATGCGCTTCAGGCGCTGATGGACGGCTTCGACGTGGTGACCGTCGAGCAGGCGATCGGCAACGCCGACATCGTCATCACCTCGACCGGCAACAAGGACATCATCACCCTGGATCACATGAAGGCGATGAAGGAGCAGGCAATCCTCGGCAACATCGGCCACTTCGACAACGAGATCGACATGGCCGCGCTGGAGCGTTCGGGCGCCAAGCGGCTCAACATCAAGCCGCAGGTCGACCAGTGGACGTTCGAGGACGGCAAGTCGATCATCGTGCTGTCCGAAGGCCGTCTGCTCAACCTGGGCAACGCGACCGGCCACCCGTCGTTCGTGATGAGCAACAGCTTCTCCAACCAGGTCATCGCGCAGATCGAGCTGTGGACCAAGAATGACGAGTACGACAACGCGGTGTATCGACTGGCGAAGCACCTCGACGAGAAGGTCGCCCGCATCCACGTCGAGGCGCTCGGTGGCACGCTTACCAAGCTCACCAAGGAGCAAGCGGAGTACATCAACGTCGATGTGGAAGGCCCGTACAAGCCGGAGCACTACCGGTACTAG
- a CDS encoding ANTAR domain-containing protein, with translation MADVHIGDEQTFNDTAPVAPINLISHAVVRKAVAQLQHDHAISDADIAFRALLTVSKRYDVKLRHLSAAFVDDDVAIPRAKSLPAPALSFSLRGRGTAPKRSDVFADLVTTAVELFSAPAAAVQLRDAVFGGVCIESHTGVAEQLRHHFSFVEDEGSAAAYATARCEVLRVDDVAVSPLYNFTDMEVLGQSGVQAEIAIPMCDEDGCNWGAVTVMFDARRPRIDPFAVEMLHGHADSCAQWLRWYDSAVMPMLVGAVHEVAATLVDESGSASVSA, from the coding sequence ATGGCCGACGTGCATATCGGTGACGAGCAGACGTTCAACGACACGGCGCCGGTGGCGCCGATCAATCTCATCTCGCACGCCGTCGTGCGCAAGGCGGTCGCCCAGCTGCAACACGACCACGCAATCAGCGACGCGGACATCGCTTTTCGCGCACTGCTGACGGTGTCGAAACGCTACGACGTCAAGCTGCGACACCTGTCGGCAGCATTCGTCGACGACGACGTGGCCATTCCCCGTGCCAAGAGCTTGCCGGCGCCGGCGTTGTCCTTCTCGCTGCGCGGTCGGGGTACGGCCCCCAAGCGGTCCGACGTCTTTGCCGACCTGGTGACCACGGCCGTCGAACTCTTCTCCGCCCCCGCGGCCGCCGTGCAGTTGCGCGACGCCGTGTTCGGCGGGGTGTGCATCGAGAGCCACACCGGTGTGGCCGAGCAATTGCGCCACCATTTCAGCTTTGTGGAGGACGAGGGTTCGGCGGCTGCGTACGCGACGGCGCGCTGCGAGGTCCTGCGTGTGGATGATGTCGCGGTTTCGCCGCTGTACAACTTCACCGACATGGAAGTGCTTGGGCAGTCCGGCGTTCAGGCTGAGATTGCGATCCCGATGTGCGACGAGGACGGCTGCAACTGGGGCGCCGTCACGGTCATGTTCGACGCGCGCCGGCCGCGTATCGACCCGTTCGCCGTCGAGATGCTGCACGGACATGCCGACTCCTGCGCGCAGTGGCTGCGGTGGTACGACAGCGCGGTCATGCCGATGCTGGTCGGCGCCGTCCACGAGGTCGCCGCGACGCTGGTCGACGAGTCGGGCAGCGCCTCCGTGTCGGCATAA